One segment of Lutra lutra chromosome 12, mLutLut1.2, whole genome shotgun sequence DNA contains the following:
- the GSTT2B gene encoding glutathione S-transferase theta-2B, whose protein sequence is MGLELYLDLLSQPCRAVYIFAKKNGIPFKLCTTEVFKGQLQSKEFFQINMLRKIPVLKDGDFILTESSAILIYLSSKYQTADHWYPSDLQARARVHEYLGWHADCIRGTFGVPLWTQVIAPLTGAHVPEEKVERNKMAMDRALQQVEDKFLGDQAFLIGQQMSLADLMAFEELMQPVAVGYDLFEGRPKLAAWRERVEAFLGSDLFQETHGTILNILEQVVNKKFPKPSPEVYPYILLHISRIP, encoded by the exons ATGGGCCTGGAGCTCTACCTGGACCTGCTGTCCCAACCCTGCCGTGCCGTCTACATTTTCGCCAAGAAGAACGGCATCCCCTTCAAGCTGTGTACCACGGAGGTGTTCAAAG GGCAGCTCCAGAGCAAGGAGTTCTTCCAGATTAATATGCTGCGGAAGATACCCGTCCTCAAAGATGGTGACTTCATCTTGACTGAAag CTCCGCCATCTTGATTTACCTGAGCTCTAAGTACCAGACGGCAGACCACTGGTACCCCTCCGACCTTCAGGCCCGCGCTCGTGTCCACGAGTATCTGGGTTGGCACGCCGACTGCATCCGGGGCACCTTCGGTGTGCCCTTGTGGACCCAG GTGATAGCACCACTCACTGGGGCCCACGTGCCTGAGGAGAAGGTGGAACGGAACAAGATGGCCATGGACCGGGCGCTGCAGCAGGTGGAGGACAAGTTCTTGGGGGACCAGGCCTTCCTCATCGGCCAGCAGATGTCACTGGCTGACCTCATGGCCTTCGAGGAGCTGATGCAG CCTGTGGCTGTTGGCTATGACCTCTTTGAGGGAAGGCCGAAACTGGCAGCATGGCGTGAGCGAGTGGAGGCTTTCCTGGGTTCTGATCTGTTCCAAGAGACCCATGGTACCATCCTGAACATCCTGGAGCAGGTGGTCAACAAAAAATTTCCAAAGCCTTCCCCAGAAGTCTATCCGTATATTCTGCTTCATATTTCCAGGATTCCCTGA